In Sphaeramia orbicularis chromosome 15, fSphaOr1.1, whole genome shotgun sequence, a single genomic region encodes these proteins:
- the tbxtb gene encoding T-box transcription factor T: MATGAGECPGKVSQYRVDHLLSAVETELQAGSEKGDPTERELKVSLDENELWQKFKDLTNEMIVTKNGRRMFPVLKVNVSGLDPNAMYSFLLDFVSADNHRWKYVNGEWVPGGKPEPQTPSCVYIHPDSPNFGAHWMKAPVSFSKVKLTNKLNGGGQIMLNSLHKYEPRIHIVRVGGPRRMITSHSFPETQFIAVTAYQNEEITALKIKYNPFAKAFLDAKERSDNKDTREDSSENQQSTYSQLGGWFIPGSGSLCPPASPHSQFGNPISLSPSHGCERYSTLRNHRSTPYTSPYTHRTNSPTGYSDNSSACLSMLSSHDNWSSLPMPTHSTMMPMSHNSTSGTNSGQYTSLWSVSNSPLTPVSQTGGINNGLSSQFLRGSSSHYPSLPHSVTVPPSGSPMYDSATATDVHDTAPYDTTPHGRLPSAWTPVTPPSL; this comes from the exons ATGGCCACAGGCGCCGGTGAGTGTCCCGGAAAGGTCAGTCAGTACCGAGTGGACCATCTCCTGAGTGCGGTGGAAACCGAACTTCAAGCCGGCAGCGAGAAAGGCGACCCCACGGAGAGAGAACTGAAGGTGTCTCTGGATGAGAACGAGCTGTGGCAGAAATTTAAGGATCTTACAAATGAAATGATCGTGACAAAGAATGGCAG GCGCATGTTTCCTGTACTGAAAGTGAATGTATCCGGATTGGACCCAAACGCCATGTATTCCTTTTTGCTGGACTTCGTATCTGCGGACAACCACAGGTGGAAATATGTGAACGGGGAGTGGGTTCCAGGAGGGAAGCCGGAGCCCCAAACTCCCAGCTGTGTTTACATCCATCCGGACTCTCCAAACTTCGGTGCGCACTGGATGAAAGCCCCTGTGTCTTTTAGTAAAGTCAAACTTACCAATAAACTCAATGGTGGAGGACAG atCATGTTAAATTCCTTACATAAATACGAGCCACGTATCCATATTGTACGTGTTGGGGGCCCAAGGAGGATGATCACCAGCCACTCTTTCCCGGAGACACAGTTTATTGCAGTAACAGCGTACCAAAACGAGGAG ATAACTGCGCTCAAAATCAAGTACAATCCTTTCGCCAAAGCCTTCCTAGATGCAAAAGAGAG AAGTGATAataaagacacaagagaagactCTAGTGAAAACCAGCAATCAACCTACTCTCAGT TAGGTGGCTGGTTTATCCCTGGTTCAGGCTCCCTCTGCCCTCCTGCTAGTCCTCACAGCCAGTTTGGGAACCCCATCTCCCTTTCACCATCCCATGGCTGTGAGCGCTACTCCACCCTGAGGAATCACCGCTCCACTCCCTACACCAGCCCTTACACCCATCGGACCAACTCACCCA CTGGTTACTCTGATAACTCTTCGGCCTGTCTGTCGATGCTCTCCAGCCACGATAACTGGTCCAGTCTACCGATGCCAACACACTCCACCATGATGCCCATGAGCCATAACTCTACATCTGGCACAAACTCAGG CCAGTACACCAGTCTGTGGTCTGTGAGTAACTCACCTCTAACCCCAGTGTCCCAAACTGGAGGCATAAACAATGGCTTGAGCTCCCAGTTTCTTCGAGGGTCCAGCAGTCACTACCCCAGTCTGCCTCACTCCGTCACAGTGCCCCCCTCTGGTTCCCCCATGTACGACAGCGCCACAGCCACAGATGTGCATGACACAGCTCCGTATGACACCACCCCACACGGCCGATTACCCTCAGCCTGGACTCCTGTCACCCCACCGTCCCTTTGA